Within the Anaerotignum faecicola genome, the region ATATGGCAAAGGCACCACCAAGCGGGGACGTTATGTTCACCCGATCTACCAGAACCGAAAGGGGGAATCTGAATGAGAATGAAACGTATGCTGGCTTTTCTTCTGATGGGCATACTGTTGCTCTCTTGTGGATGCAGCGCAAACAGCAGCAGCTTTTCTTTACTGAACCGCAAAAAGACACTGGAGCTGACAGAGAAGGGTGTCTCCTACTGGGCACAGTATCTGGAGCAGCAGGAGGTCGGCAAGCCACAGGATGTGGTGGAGCAGGAAGATCACCTTTCCTATCTGCTGCAATATCCCGAAATCGGGAAGGAAAGGATTGATGCACGCATTTCGGAAATCGTGACGGAAATCCGCAATGCCTTTGATGCGGAATTTACCCCGACAGATGAGGCCGGAAAAGAGAAAAAAAAGACAGATGCAATTCTGTATCTGGGCTATGAAAGCTATCTTGCGAAGGAAAATCAGCTGAGTCTGGTGTTCTTTGAAACACATGAGACAAACGGCGCGCTTTCGCCGCACACACAAATTCAGGTGTTCCATTTTGATCTGGAAAAGGATGCAGAGGTAACGGCGGAAAGCCTGCAAGGGAACAGCTTTGCGAAAAATGCTTCTGCCTACACGGAAAAATACTTCACAACGACAGAGCCTTATAAAAACGGTATCTTTGGCAACTACAAAACCCTGCTTGCACCCGACGCAGGACGGTTTGACCGCTTTGCGCTCACGAAGGACGGCGTATTGTTTTATTTCGACCGCTATGACCTTTTCCCCGGCAGCTACGGCGTGGTGCGCCTGACGATTCCGTATGCGGAAATGCAGAAGAAAATCGAAGAACCGAAAAAGGAAACTCCCGTTCCCAAGGAAATCCGCAACAAAAAAATGGTTGCGCTGACCTACGATGACGGCCCGAACCCCAAGGCAACCAATGCCATTCTGGATGTTCTGGAGAAATATGACGCACGGGCAACCTTCTTTGATCTTGGCAGTCTGGTGGAAAAATATCCCGATGTGGTGAAGCGCGAGGAGGCGCTCGGCTGTGAGGTTGGCAGTCATTCCTACGATCATAAGAATTTTAATAAGCTGACCAATGCAGAAATTGCGGCAGATGTGCAGAAAACCGCCGCCGCCTTCCGCAAGGTGCTTGGCAGAGACCCTGCCATCTTCCGTCCGCCCTACGGCAACTGTAAGGACAGCGTAAAAAAACAGCTGCCGATGTCCATCTACCTCTGGTCGGTTGATACACTCGACTGGAAAAGCAGAGATGCCAAGGCGATTGTGGATGTGGTGAAATCCGCAGGAAATCTGGATGGGAAGGTCATCCTGATGCACGGCATTTACGGCTCTACCGCAGAGGCAACGGCAACCCTTGTGCCTTATCTGCAAAAGCAGGGCTACGAGCTTGTGACTGTTACCGAGCTGGTGGAGGCAAAGCACGGGGAAACACCCCAGAAGGGGAAGATTTACGGATATTCCTATTTTAAATAAATAAAGAAGCGTGTGAAAAATATTCTTTTCATACGCTTCTTTATTTTTATCTTCTAATCCAAACAAAACCTTTACCCAGCAGCGGAAAGGTTTGGGAAACAAACCCGTTTCCCAAACGGAATCCACAGAGGGGGCTTTGCCCTCTCGAGGAAAACAGTAGGTTTCAAGGCTTTTAGCCGATGGAACCTATCTGTTTATTCCTCTGTTTTAACAAGTCGAAAACCTGTTTTCGACTTAATTTTTTATGCAATGCTTTTATGCTGCCATCTTTTTCCACGATAGCGGATGATGAAAAGAACGGCACGCACTGCCCAGTCAATGGTCATGGCAATCCAAACACCCAGAACGCCCATGCCCATTCTGACACCAATAATATAGCTGAAGGCAATACGGAATACCCACATGGAGATAATCGACAAAATCATGCAGAACTTTACATCACTGGCGGCACGCAGCGTATTCGGCAGAGTAAACGCTTCGGGCCAGATGAGCATACAGCAGATACCATGATACCAGATAATCTGTTTTGTAAAGGTCATTGCGTCATCGGAAAGGTTATACAGGTGCATGATGCCGGGCAACGCCACAAGCGTGGTGACGCTGAAAACGATAATCAGAATATGCACCAGCTTCAGAATCTTACGGGTATAATATCTTGCCGCTTCATAATCCCCTGCCCCAACGCAGCGAGAGCAGACGGTAATCACCGCCATGCCGACGGACATCCCCGGAAGCACCTGAAAGGTTGCAATGATATTGGAAACGGCATTCGCCGCAATCGCCGCCGTGCCAAAGCCTGTAATCATGCTCAGCACCATGATTTTCCCCAGCTGAAACATCCCGTTTTCCAGACCATTGGGAATGCCGATATAGGCAATCTTTTTCAGCATACCGAAATCCAGCTTAAAGGAAAACGGACGCTCCAGATGCAGCAGATGCTCCGGAGAGCAAAGCAGAAAAATGATTGCAACAGCGGAAATGACACGGGAAACAAGCGTCGAAGTTGCCGCACCCGCAACCCCCATGCCAAAGCCGAAAATCAGGATGGCATTGCCGCCCACATTGATGGCGTTCATCATCATGGAGAGATACATCGGCACCTTGGAATTGCCCATAGTACGAAATACTGCCGCACCTGCGTTATACAAGGCAATAAAAGGGATGGATGCGGAAACGATGAGAAGATACGTTTTGGATGCCTCCATTACATTCGCCTCAATGGCACCGAACACCCGATGCAGGATGAGGTTTCTTGCCAGATACAGCCCAATCATAATGCAGATCGCAAACAACGCCGTAAACAGGATAAGCTGATTGACTGCCCTATTTGCTTTTTCATGCTTATTCTGCCCCAAATATTGCCCCATAACCACCGCACCGCCTGTTGCGAGAGCTGCAAACAAATAAATCAGCAGAACGAAAATATTATCCACCAAAGAGACACCCGAAACTGCATGCTCCCCGACCGTTGCAACCATAATGGAGTCGGACATACCAACCAGAATAGCCAGAAACTGCTCGATAATCATGGGAGCAATCAAACGCTTCAGGGCGCGATTGGAAAAATAATACGGTTTTTCTTTGATTTCCGCTAAATCCACGGTCATTCCTCCTTTGTACATTTCATTTTAAATTTCTTTTCTTCTTTATAAATAGTTATAAATAAATTTTTACAAACAAAAAGAGAAGCCACACCTTTTTGCAAAGAGTGACTCTCCTTCGTTCTGTTGTCTTTTTCTTATAATTCTTCGTTTTCCTGCACCGGCTTTACAGGCAGACCATCCTTTAATTGATGCTCATGCATATCCTCACCGCTATAGTACATTTCGTTGATTTTGTAGAGCAGGGTCATAAGGCTGTCCGTCAGGTGTACATTTTCCACCAAAACATCATCGGGAACCTGCAAATCCACATGGCTGAAGTTCCACATGCCCTTTACGCCCCATTTTGCCAGATCATTTGCAACCTTCACCGCCTGCGAACGAGGAAGGGTAAGAATGGCAACATCCACGGGGTTATTTTTGACATACTCCTCCATCTGGTCGATATCATAAACCTCGACACCACGAATAGTCATCCCAATCAGACGGGGATTGATATCAAAGACTGCCTTGATGACGAAACCACGCTTCTCAAAATTGGTATAGTTCACCAGAGCCTGTCCGATATTGCCGCCGCCAATGACAATCATATTATACAATCGATCCAGACCTAAAATCTTTTTTATTTCATTGTAAAGGTATTCCACATTATACCCGTAGCCCTGCTGCCCAAAGCCGCCGAAATTGTTCAAATCCTGACGAATCTGGGAGGCAGTGATATTCATTTTTGCGCTGAGTTCTTTTGAGGAAATGCGAGTAATATCACTTTCCAGCAGGTCGCCTAAGTAACGGTAGTATCTGGGCAATCTGTTGATTACTGCCGGTGAGATCTTCTTTTCGCTGTCCATATATTCCAAATCCTCTCGTTTTAGGATGCCTCCGTAAAAGAAAACGAACTGCAAATACAGCTATTTTTTTCTACTTCAGGATAATTTTAGTATAGCACTCCTGTTATTTTATTGTCAACAATAACTCTTTTAATCTGTTGTATTTTCTGCTATCATAAGAGCAGACAATGAAACACAAATGGAGGTTGTATCAATGATACTTGCATGCAGACAATTACACAAGGCATACGGCATCGATGTGATTCTGGAAAAAATCACCTTCCATATCGAAGAACGCGAAAAAGCCGCTATTGTAGGGGTAAATGGTGCCGGGAAGACGACGCTTTTCAAGGTTCTGACCGGCGAAATTTCTGCCGATGGCGGTGAATTTTATCTCAAGAAGGACGCATCCCTGGGCTACCTTGCTCAGAATATTCAGATAGACAGCGACCGCACGATTTATGAAGAAATGCTATCGGTTTTTGAAAAAATCATTCAAACAGAGACAAATCTTCGTGAATTAGAAAACGAAATGGGAAATCTGAGCGGACAGGCGCTGGCGGAAAAAATGGAGGACTATGCCACTCTGCAGCATTATTTTGAACAGAATGACGGCTACAGCTACCAGAGCCGCCTGCGCGGTGTGCTGAAGGGGCTTGGCTTTGCCGACAATGATTTCAACCGCCCGATGAATCAGCTTTCCGGCGGACAGAAAACACGCGTGCATCTGGCAAAGCTGCTGCTTTCCAAGCCGGATATCCTGCTGCTGGACGAGCCGACCAACCATCTGGACATTGCGGCAATCGAATGGCTGGAGGATTTCCTTCGCTCCTATCCCGGTGCAGTGCTGATTATTTCCCACGACCGCTATTTCCTTGACCGCATTGTGACAAAGGTCATTGAAATCGAAAACAAGAAATCAACGGTTTATAACGGGAATTATTCCTTCTTTTGGCAGCAGAAGGAAATCAATCGTGAAATGCAGCAGAAGGCATACGAAATGCAGCAGAAGGAAATCAAGCATCAGGAGGATGTCATCCGCACACTGCGCTCCTTCAACCGCGAAAAATCCATCAAGCGCGCGGAAAGCCGCGAGAAAGCCCTCGGCAAGCTGGAGCGTGTGGACAGGCCGGATGCCCTGCCGAATCAGATGCGGCTGACCCTAACCCCCTTTCTGACAAGCGGCAACGATGTGCTGCATGCGGAGGAGCTTTCCAAATCCTACGGGGGACAGAGAATTTTCCGCAATGTTTCCTTTGATGTAAAACGCAGCGACAAGGTTGCCATTATCGGCCCGAACGGGGTTGGGAAATCCACGCTGTTTCGGATGCTTCTGAAGGAGGTGCCGACGGACAGCGGTCTGATTCGCTTCGGCACAAATGTATTTATTGGATATTATGACCAGGAGCAGGCAAAATTAGACGAGACAAAGACGATTTTTGAGGAAATCGCAGACACCTACCCCACCCTGACGCAGGGGCAAATCCGCAATATGCTTGCCGCCTTCGTATTCACAGGGGATGATGTATTCAAGCCGATTTCCGCACTTTCCGGCGGCGAAAAGGGGCGCGTTTCTCTGGCGAAAATCATGCTTTCCAAGGCGAACCTGCTGATGCTGGATGAACCGACGAACCATCTGGATATGTTCTCGAAGGAGGTTCTGGAAAGTGCGCTGAACCGCTACGAGGGTACGGTGATTTATATTTCCCACGACCGTTATTTTATCAACAAAACAGCGGAGAAAATTCTGGAATTAACGCCGGATGGGGTGATTCTTTATAACGGGAATTATGATTATTACTTAGAGAAAAAGGCAGAGCGTGCCAGAAACGAGGCAGAAAAGGCGGCACAGCATCCGGAAAAAAGCGTTGCCGCGGCACAGCCTGTGAGCGATACGAAGAATGACTGGCTGAAGCAAAAGGAACAGCAGGCGGCAGAGCGCAGGCTGGCGAACAGGATTGCGAAGCTGGAAAAAGCCATCGAGGAGACCGAAGCGGCGATTGCGCAGGCAGATGAGGACATGGCGGCGTGCGGCACAGATTACGGCAAGGCGAATGAAATTTATGCAGAGAAAACAAAGCTTGAGGAAAGGCTTGAGGCTCTTTTCGCAGAATGGGAGGAGCTGAATTCGTAAAGCCGTTTCTCGAAACCTTGGTTCAAATAAGGAAAGCCTTGGTTACTACAGAACTGTAGTGACCAAGGCTTTTTTCCTTGCATTTCTTATCGTATTTCGTTTCAGCTGCTTAGCCCGTATCGGTCTGATACGCAGCAATACTGCCACCGCAGCCTTTGTCCGATTCTGCCGGCTCCGTTTATTTCTCGTTTTCTGCTTCTCAGAATACCCTTTTCATCTGGGGCACATATTTTGTCATGAAGCAGATGCAAAGCACCTCCACAACACCCATGCCTGCTGCCTGTGCAAGACGGGGAATCAGCACAGCAACAAAGGGCGCACCATAAAGAATGGAAATCCAAAGCGTATCCAGGAAAATTGTCCCTACGATTTTGGAGAACAGCACCGCCGCAACAATATTCTTCATGCTCTGGTTTTTATGCAGGAAAAACCCGTACCCAAAAGCGGTGATGAAGGATGTCAGCGAAAAGCCGGGGAAGAATGCGCCGATGGGAAACAGGGTTGCCCCAAGGACATCCGCCACCAGCCCCACCAAGCCTGCGCTCAGAGGCCCCAGCAGGATGCCCGCAAGAACGATGGGGATAAAGGAAAAGCCAATCTTCAGATTCCAGAGATTGATGGAAAGGAAACGGGACAGAATAATCTGCACCGCTACGAACATTGCCATCAGCACCAAGCGATGTGTCATGCTCTTCTGTTTTTCGGTCATAAAAAAATACCTCCTTTTTTCAATGGGAAATAGGAGGGCTTTCTTGCTCTTTTTTGCAAACAAAAACCCCTCTATTATCACAATACCAACGCAAATACACCTGCCGAAACAGGTTTGGCTGTATGGATAACAAAGAGGATTGTTCTTCTTCATTATGAAACAGCGGGATGCGAGTCCTGCACCGCAAGCAGAAATCCTGCTTTTCGTTCCGATGACAACTCCCCGTCCACCGGACACTTAACGCGCAAAGCCCTACTCTGTGTATTTGCACAGGAGAAAATCCTGCCGTTTTATTTTAGTATGTTTTCCTCTGTTTGTAAAGAAGTTTGTCGAAATATATTGTTATTTCTGCGGAATAAAGGTGCGCAGGAATTGATATTTGGAATCAAACGAGCCTGCCAGCATAATCTTATCCGCTCCCACGCCGTATTCCTTTGTCAGCTTGCCGAAAAGGCGGTCGCTTTCCATGAAGCCGCCCTCCAAAAAGCAGAAGCACGCCGCAAAAGCTCCTTCTTCGCCGATTTTGTGGAAATCCTTTTCCTCAAAGGAATGGATTACATATTCGGGGGAAGGGTTCAGCTTTGTAACCAGCTCTGCCAAGTCAAAGTCTAAATGCAGAAAGCCCTGTGCGCAATAATACATGGACAAAATGAAATCCACCAAATCCTCCTCTGCCGCAAAATGCAGAGAATACTCCGCCGGACGTTCTGCATCTCCTACAAAGCAGCTGAACCAAGGTGCCTGTGGTGCCAGAAAAGAGGGCAGATAAAGCTTTTTCGTTAAAGGCTCTGCCGTATTTACGGCAAAAACCAGTGTATTTGTGGTAGAGGTTTTCACAAGCGGCAGCTTATGTTTTTTTAATGCCGCCACCAGTGTATCGGATGCGCCGAACAGACGAATCCCGTCCGCATGAAACCCAAGCATAGCAGTCTCTCCTTTTCAGAAAATAAATTTTATTGTAATAAATGTACCATAATGATGAAATCCTTTCAAGAGAGGGAATTTATTTCACCTCGAAGGGGTGGGCGGAAATTAGGCAGGAAAAGGCAAAAGCGTTGACATCCCCACCCTTTCGTTGTTATAATCTATAAGATTGGCAGGTTTTGTAGAAGCCTGCATTTTTCAAGGCTGTAGCGCAGCTTTGAAGGGAGAGAACAATGACAGACGCACAGTCTGCAATAGAGAAAATATTTCCAGAGAGAAATATTTGATAAACAGGAGGAATCATAAGTATGTTGGAATTGAAGAATATCTGTTTTTCCGCAGACGGAAAGCAGATTCTCAAGGACATCAATCTCAGGATTGATGATGCGAAATTCATCGTAATTACAGGCCCCAACGGCAGTGGTAAATCCACTCTGGCAAGAATCATCAGCGGGATTCTGACCCCCGACAGCGGTCAGATTCTCCTTGACGGCGAGGATATCACAGCCCTCGGCATTACAGAGCGTGCAAGAAAGGGCATCAGCTTTGCCTTTCAGCAGCCCGTTCGTTTCAAGGGTGTTACCGTAAAGGATCTGATTTGTCTGGCGAGCGGACAGGATTTAAGCACAGCAGATGCCTGTCAGTATCTGTCCGAGGTTGGCATGTGCGCCAAGGATTACATCGACCGTGAGGTAAACGCAAGCCTTTCCGGCGGTGAGCTGAAGCGTATCGAAATCGCAACCGTTATGGCAAGAAAAACAAAGCTGACCCTGTTCGATGAGCCCGAAGCAGGCATTGACCTTTGGAGCTTTAAAAATCTGATTGATGTATTTGAAAAAATGCACGAAGAAATTCAGGGCTCTATCATCATCATTTCCCATCAGGAAAGAATTCTGAATATCGCCGATCAGGTGGTTCTGCTGAGCGCCGGCGAGGTAAAGCAGATTGGTACAAAGGAAGATGTTCTGCCCGGTCTGTTCGGCATGGAAACAGGCTGCAGATATTTCAAGGGAGGTGACGAATGATGCTCAATGATATCGTAAAAAACCTTCTGAAGGAGGTTTCCGGCATTGCGGAAATCCCTGCAAATGCTGCATTTAACATCCGCAACAACAGCAAGAGCGAGGGCAGACATTCCACAGAAAATATTGATATTGTCCCCAAGGAGGGCGGCTCCGGTCTGGATATTTATGTAAAGCCCTTTACCAAAAACGAAAACGTACACATCCCTGCGCTGATTACACAGGATGGTGTGTCCGAGGTGGTTTATAATGATTTCCACATCGGTGAGGGTGCGGAAATTGAAATTATCGCCGGCTGCGGCATCCATAACTGCGGCTGTGATGATTCTGTCCATGAAGGGATTCACCGTTTCTTCCTTGGCAAAAATTCCAAGGTTGTTTATATCGAAAAGCACATCGGTGAGGGGGACGGCAGCGGCAAACGCATCATTAACCCCCAGACACATGTAGAAGCAGAGGAAAACGCCTATATCGAAATGGATACCGTTCAGCTGAAGGGTGTCGATTCCACAAAGCGCGTTTCCAGCGCAAAGCTTGGCCCCGGCGCAACCATCGTCATCAAGGAAAAAATCATGACACACGGACATCAGACGGCGGAAACCTCCTTTGATGTCAGTCTGGATGGCGCAGGCTCCAGTGCAAAGCTGATTTCCCGTTCTGTTGCAAGGGATTTCTCCAGACAGCTCTTCCGTTCCAAAATCATCGGCAACACAGACTGCTACGGTCACTCCGAATGTGATGCCATCATCATGGATAACGGCGTAGTTGCGGCTGAGCCCGAAATCATTGCGAACCATGTGGATGCATCTCTGGTGCATGAGGCGGCAATCGGCAAGATTGCAGGCGATCAGCTGGTCAAGCTGATGACCCTTGGGCTGACAGAAAAAGAAGCGGAAGCGCAGATTATCAACGGCTTCCTGAAATAACCCAAAGGAGATGGGCAATTTGAGCACTACTGTGAAAAAAGAGGTCATCAGTTGGGTAAAAACAATTCTTCTGGCGGCGGTGCTGGCAGGGCTGGTCAATTCCTTCCTCATTGTAAATGCGGAGGTGCCGACGGGCTCCATGGAAAATACCATCATGGCAGGCGACCGCATCCTTGCACTCAGAACCTCCTATTGGTTTGATGAGCCGGAGGCGGGGGATATCGTGGTGTTCCGTTATCCGGATGATGAAACGGGCAAAACGCTTTATGTCAAGCGAATCATCGGCACCCCCGGTGATACCGTTGAGATGTCGAACGGCACGGTTTATGTCAATGGCAAGGCCCTGCAGGAGGATTACATCGCAGAGGTGACACAGGGCAGCTACGGCCCCTATGTTGTACCCGATGGCTGCTATTTCATGATGGGGGATAACCGCAATCATTCGCAGGATTCCCGTTTCTGGAGAAATCAATATGTAGAAAAGGATGAAATTCTGGGTAAGGTTGTTTTGCGTTACTATAAAGGCTTTAAGTGGATTTCCTGATAGGAGGGACGGTACGATGGAATTAAAAACAAGAGATAAGATCATTGTGATTGTTCTGGTTATTGTAGCATTGGCAGTATTCTTTGGCGGCAGATATCGCGATAATCATACTCATTTTACAACAGAAAAATGGGTTTCCGCCGTAGGGAATGACCGTCAGAAAATCGTACAGAATCTGCTGGATCGTACTGTTTTCCCCGGCATGACAGAAGCCGAGGTGAAGGAGCTTCTGGGCGAGCCGGAGGAGGAAGCAGATACCTTCCTGACCTATTATTTGGGAATTCCTCAGGGTATCTTCGGCACATCTGTGGATGGGGAGAAGGAATATCTTCTGATTTCTCTGGATGAGGATGGCAAGGCAACTGCGGCAGAGGTTATGACCGGCAAGATTCTGCCAAAGGAAAGCAAATTCCGTATCATCGGTGAGAATACAGACGATGCAGTGGTTCACCCTGCGGAGCAGTAAAAGGAGGAATCTGAAATGAAATGTCCTTTTTGCGGAAATGAAATGAAGGAAGGCACGCTCCATTCCGGCGGCAGATATGTCCAGTGGAAGGGCGTGGATGCCGAAGGCAGGAAAGAGGAATACCTTCTGGCAAAGAGCTATATGGGCGGTGCCAAAATGGAAGGGCACCTCTGTGTAGAATGTAGAAAAGTGATTCTGGATATCGATCAATTCTAAGTATTTTTGTAGGATTTTCCGGAAGGCTGAAAGCCGCTTTGTGAAGAAGTGGAGAATTTCGGAATTTCGGTAGTGAAAAAGCCGCTTTTGTGGTAAGATAGAAATGGAATAGAGTCTATAAAAAGAAGGAGGTCTTTCTGATGAAAGTAACAAAAGATATGACAATTGGCGAGCTGCTGATGGCAGACAGAGGCGCAGGCATGATTCTGATGCAGAATGGTATGCATTGTGTTGGCTGCCCTTCCGCCGCAGGCGAAACACTGGAGGAAGCATCCATGGTACACGGCATGGACTGCGATAAACTGGTTACAGAGCTGAATGCTTATCTGGAAGCAAAATAAGAGACACAAACAGGGATGGTGCAAGGGCTTGCATCATCCTTTTTGTAAAGAGAGAAAAATTTTTAAAGAAGGAAAATTTTTAAAAGAGAGTAAAGAGAACAGGAGGAGAAGATATGAAGGTACTTCTGGTGAACGGCAGCCCCAATGGGCACGGCTGTACCTATACGGCATTGAAGGAAATCGAAAAAACACTGCGCGCCGAGGGCGTGGAAACAGAAATGTTCTACCTTGGCAATAAGCCTATCGGCGGCTGTCTGGGCTGTGGCGCATGCAAAAAGCTTGGCAAATGTGTGCAGGAGGATGTGGTGAATAAGCTGCTGCCGAAGGCACTCGAAGCAGACGGCATCGTGCTTGGCGCACCTGTGCATTACGCCTCCGCCGCAGGGCAGGCCTCCTGCGCGTATGATAGATTATTTGTGATGTCCAACGGTGCCTTTGCCAATAAATTGGGCGCAGCTGTGGTTTCCTGCCGTAGGGGCGGCGCATCCGCAACCTTTGATCAGCTGAATAAATACTTTACCATCAGTAATATGCCCGTCGTTTCCGGTACATACTGGAATCAGGTGCATGGCAATACGCCGGATGAGGTCAAGCAGGATTTGGAAGGAATGCAGAACATGCGCGCCATCGGGCGGAATATGGCTTGGCTGCTGAAGTGTATCGAGGCAGGCAAAAATGCAGGTGTCGCTTTGCCCGAGCAGGAAGAAAAAATCAAGACCAACTACATCAGATAACTTTTTCGGGGCTGTCCTCATGCCCCTTGATGCAGATACGCAAAAGCGATGCTTTTGCAAAAAATAAAAAAGGCTTTCTCTAAAACGGAACCGAACCACCTTATGCGGACAGCACAAAATGGTTCGGTTCCGTTTCTTTCAATATGAAATTTTTTATGCCGTCAGCTCCGCAAACGCCTTCTGATACGCCGCCTTCGTTCCTTCGTCAAAGCAGACCAGAATAATCTGCTCCATCGTATCATCCGTTTCCAGAAAATGCAGGATTTCGCCTACGGCAATCTTCGCCGCTAAGTCAATCGGGAATCGATATACTCCCGTGCTGATGGAAGGGAATGCGATGCTCTTGACACCATACTCCTTCGCCAATGCCAGACAATTCCGATAGCAATTTGCCAGAAGATCCTCCTCGCCCCATTTCCCGCCGCGCCAAATGGGACCGGGCGTATGAATGACATATTTTGCCTTCAATTTGTAGCCCTTCGTGATTTTTGCTTCACCTGTACGGCAGCCATGCAGCGTTTCACATTCTGCCAGAAGCTCCGGCCCCGCCGCCCGATGAATGGCACCATCTACACCGCCGCCCCCAAGCAGGGATGTATTGGCGGCATTGACAATCGCATCTGTTTTCGCCTTTACAATATCACCT harbors:
- a CDS encoding flavodoxin family protein; this encodes MKVLLVNGSPNGHGCTYTALKEIEKTLRAEGVETEMFYLGNKPIGGCLGCGACKKLGKCVQEDVVNKLLPKALEADGIVLGAPVHYASAAGQASCAYDRLFVMSNGAFANKLGAAVVSCRRGGASATFDQLNKYFTISNMPVVSGTYWNQVHGNTPDEVKQDLEGMQNMRAIGRNMAWLLKCIEAGKNAGVALPEQEEKIKTNYIR
- a CDS encoding O-acetyl-ADP-ribose deacetylase; translation: MKRLSIVKGDIVKAKTDAIVNAANTSLLGGGGVDGAIHRAAGPELLAECETLHGCRTGEAKITKGYKLKAKYVIHTPGPIWRGGKWGEEDLLANCYRNCLALAKEYGVKSIAFPSISTGVYRFPIDLAAKIAVGEILHFLETDDTMEQIILVCFDEGTKAAYQKAFAELTA